Proteins found in one Candidatus Margulisiibacteriota bacterium genomic segment:
- a CDS encoding HU family DNA-binding protein, with protein MNKKQLAGKVADKSDLTKAQAEALIDVVLKEIEEALTRNDKVRLVGFGNFVVRKRKGRIGRNPQTGAQITIDDSKSPAFVPGINLKNAIKGKPSA; from the coding sequence ATGAACAAGAAGCAATTGGCGGGAAAAGTCGCGGATAAATCTGATTTGACCAAAGCTCAAGCGGAAGCTCTGATCGACGTTGTTTTAAAAGAGATCGAAGAAGCGTTAACCCGTAATGACAAAGTCAGACTGGTTGGGTTCGGTAATTTTGTGGTCAGAAAGCGGAAGGGCCGTATTGGCCGGAACCCGCAGACTGGAGCGCAGATCACCATCGATGATTCCAAATCTCCGGCTTTCGTTCCGGGGATCAATCTCAAGAACGCGATCAAAGGCAAACCGAGCGCTTGA
- a CDS encoding thiamine pyrophosphate-dependent enzyme — protein sequence MANLKELSKRQDPLTGGHRLCPGCGASIVVRQVLLASKDPVVVVSATGCLEVSTTIFPYAAWQVPFLHNAFENAAATMSGVEAYYQFLKRKGKTSQHINFVAFGGDGGTYDIGLQSLSGALERGHDLTYVCYNNQAYMNTGIQRSSATPKGANTTTEPAGKIKQGKMMNRKDLTEIIVAHAIPYVAQATVGNWADLTRKAEKAFSIRGPKFLNVLQPCRLGWAYKPEDTGVVGRLAAETCFWPLYEVENGVYKVTKPREKKPVTEFLKTQDRFRHLFKPGNEQLIADIQAEVDQRWALLLAKEAPAKAAG from the coding sequence ATGGCAAATTTAAAGGAATTATCCAAAAGACAAGACCCCTTAACCGGCGGCCATCGGCTTTGTCCCGGCTGCGGCGCCTCGATCGTCGTTCGCCAGGTCCTGCTCGCTTCGAAAGACCCGGTAGTGGTCGTTTCCGCGACCGGTTGTCTGGAAGTTTCGACCACGATTTTCCCGTATGCCGCCTGGCAGGTTCCCTTCCTGCACAACGCGTTTGAAAACGCCGCCGCGACGATGTCGGGGGTTGAGGCCTACTACCAGTTCCTGAAACGAAAAGGGAAGACCTCCCAGCACATCAATTTTGTCGCTTTTGGCGGCGACGGCGGGACCTACGATATCGGGCTGCAGTCCCTTTCCGGCGCGCTGGAGCGAGGACATGACCTGACTTACGTTTGCTACAACAATCAGGCTTACATGAACACCGGTATTCAGCGATCGAGCGCCACGCCGAAAGGGGCGAACACGACCACGGAACCGGCCGGCAAGATCAAGCAGGGGAAGATGATGAACCGCAAGGATCTTACCGAGATCATCGTTGCGCACGCCATTCCTTACGTCGCTCAAGCGACGGTCGGGAACTGGGCCGACCTGACCCGCAAAGCCGAGAAAGCGTTTTCGATCCGCGGACCGAAGTTTCTCAATGTTCTTCAACCGTGCCGTTTAGGCTGGGCGTACAAGCCGGAAGATACCGGAGTTGTCGGTCGTTTGGCGGCGGAGACCTGTTTCTGGCCGCTCTATGAAGTCGAGAACGGCGTTTACAAAGTGACCAAACCGCGGGAAAAGAAACCGGTGACCGAGTTCCTGAAAACCCAGGACCGGTTTCGCCATCTTTTCAAACCCGGGAACGAGCAGTTGATCGCGGATATTCAAGCGGAAGTCGACCAGCGCTGGGCATTGCTTTTGGCCAAGGAAGCCCCGGCGAAGGCGGCGGGATAA
- a CDS encoding HAD family hydrolase — protein sequence MKTNPTLFHITNKYSAVLVDNYGVLRTATAPFPRAYKALRELQDQGKEVFIFSNTASHLPEQLCSELAAQGVKTDEKHVITAGSALSIALEELGLKGKPLICVGNQATEEYVKRAGGILVESLEAEAAILGHHVEEYNLRNYSLAWKLCKEGRKPALLVNTDKMIPIDTSSQSSGPGYIGKQFEEQTGITPIGIGKPFFYMYQLAFQRLNGLPKNRILAIGDTLETDILGASNAGIDSLLVLSGLHAWELGYVPPWIDPSFPNEKRALEDYLVLSGLRTMIVRGSKLDLFMRERKLYPTYTLPQLQ from the coding sequence ATGAAAACAAATCCAACCTTATTTCATATAACAAACAAATACAGTGCTGTTCTAGTCGATAATTATGGCGTGCTTAGAACAGCCACCGCTCCCTTCCCCAGGGCATATAAAGCCTTGAGAGAATTACAGGATCAAGGCAAAGAAGTGTTTATCTTTTCAAACACCGCGAGCCATTTACCGGAGCAGCTCTGTAGTGAACTAGCGGCTCAGGGCGTTAAAACTGATGAAAAGCATGTAATCACAGCCGGTAGCGCTCTATCAATCGCCTTGGAAGAGCTGGGCTTAAAAGGGAAACCCCTGATTTGCGTCGGCAATCAAGCTACCGAGGAATACGTTAAAAGAGCCGGAGGCATATTGGTTGAGTCGTTAGAAGCCGAAGCCGCAATCCTTGGTCATCATGTTGAAGAATATAATTTAAGAAATTATTCATTGGCCTGGAAATTATGTAAAGAAGGAAGAAAACCAGCACTATTGGTAAATACCGATAAAATGATCCCAATAGACACCAGTTCGCAATCATCCGGACCCGGCTATATTGGCAAACAATTTGAAGAACAAACTGGAATTACCCCAATTGGCATCGGCAAGCCATTCTTTTACATGTATCAACTTGCGTTTCAAAGGCTCAATGGATTGCCCAAAAATCGCATCCTTGCGATTGGGGATACATTGGAAACAGATATTTTAGGGGCAAGCAACGCGGGGATCGATAGTTTATTAGTTCTTTCCGGGCTTCACGCTTGGGAGTTAGGCTATGTTCCACCGTGGATTGACCCCTCTTTTCCAAACGAGAAAAGAGCATTAGAAGATTATCTTGTATTGTCCGGCCTTCGCACAATGATAGTTCGAGGGTCTAAATTAGATTTGTTTATGCGGGAAAGAAAGCTGTACCCTACTTATACCCTGCCGCAGTTACAATAA
- a CDS encoding 2-oxoacid:acceptor oxidoreductase family protein, with product MDNTVEIRWHGRGGQGAKTAALLLGEAAMSLGKYIQAFPEYGPERMGAPVASFNRISSQPINLHCSITNPSLVVVLDPTLMGKVDVTEGLPADGSIIVNTTLAPAEIKKQLGKGIKVFTVDASGISKATIGRDIPNTPMLGALAKVSGLLEFDMMMKDMEKKLSEKFKNKPEIVKGNLEAIERAYNEVHGE from the coding sequence ATGGATAACACCGTTGAAATAAGATGGCATGGACGTGGCGGACAAGGGGCTAAGACCGCAGCGCTTCTCTTAGGAGAAGCGGCAATGTCTCTGGGTAAGTACATTCAGGCGTTTCCGGAATATGGACCGGAAAGGATGGGGGCCCCGGTTGCTTCGTTTAACCGGATCTCCAGCCAGCCGATCAATCTCCACTGTTCGATCACCAATCCCAGCCTGGTCGTGGTCCTTGACCCGACCCTGATGGGAAAGGTCGACGTGACCGAAGGCCTGCCGGCCGATGGTTCGATCATTGTCAACACTACTTTGGCCCCGGCGGAGATCAAAAAACAGCTGGGGAAGGGGATCAAGGTCTTTACCGTTGATGCTTCCGGTATTTCCAAAGCAACGATCGGACGAGATATCCCCAATACCCCGATGCTGGGGGCCCTGGCCAAGGTCAGCGGCCTGCTTGAGTTCGACATGATGATGAAAGATATGGAAAAGAAACTGTCCGAAAAATTCAAGAATAAACCCGAGATCGTCAAAGGGAACCTGGAAGCGATCGAACGGGCGTATAACGAGGTACACGGAGAATGA
- a CDS encoding R3H domain-containing nucleic acid-binding protein → MTTLDEELSSLLEVLPPLVKQAIVAHPEIKGLVEVVLDLGKPAEARFSHNVHYFPEMTTSQDDIDHVVGKVGDFTTDNRAGVERTLHRISCIRNRRGKIIGLTCRVGRTIIGTIDIIRDVVESGKNVLFVGPPGSGKTTKLREAARVLSEQFKKRVIVVDTSNEIGGDGDIPHPAIGSARRMQVPSPDFQHKVMIEAVENHMPEVIIVDEIGTEAEAAACKTIAERGVQLIGTAHGVTFGNIISNPTLTDLVGGIQSVILGDEEAKRRHTQKAVLERKGPPAFDIAVEIQERDKFAIYGDVARSVDAILRGFPIQPEIRVRKPDGKIEISQKALEPMEMPSDEELIRGEAEKGDGPVRIYPFGVNKQTIERSLRALQLPAVVASEIDNADLILTVRSKARAGTKIMLAAEERNIQVHVIKKNVSSQIIKFLKFYFGTAGKEENEAVAMREVEEAIDEIRKGKKATDLNPQNSYLRRLQHQRADEAGLHSESVGEEPKRRVRLYP, encoded by the coding sequence TTGACGACTCTTGATGAAGAGTTAAGCAGTCTATTAGAGGTCCTGCCGCCGCTGGTCAAGCAAGCGATAGTCGCTCATCCCGAGATCAAAGGCTTGGTCGAGGTTGTTTTGGACCTCGGTAAACCGGCCGAAGCCCGTTTTTCCCACAACGTTCATTATTTCCCCGAAATGACGACCTCCCAGGACGACATCGATCATGTTGTCGGTAAAGTCGGCGATTTTACAACTGATAACCGGGCCGGGGTGGAACGGACTTTGCACCGAATATCTTGTATCCGCAACCGGCGGGGGAAGATCATCGGTTTGACCTGCCGGGTCGGCCGGACCATCATCGGCACCATTGATATTATCAGGGACGTTGTCGAATCAGGGAAAAACGTCCTCTTTGTCGGACCGCCGGGAAGCGGGAAGACCACCAAACTGCGCGAAGCGGCCCGGGTCTTGAGCGAACAGTTCAAGAAGCGGGTGATCGTGGTCGATACCTCCAACGAGATCGGCGGCGACGGCGATATTCCCCACCCGGCGATCGGCAGCGCCCGCCGGATGCAAGTTCCATCCCCGGATTTTCAGCACAAGGTCATGATCGAAGCGGTTGAGAACCACATGCCGGAAGTCATTATTGTGGACGAGATCGGGACCGAAGCGGAAGCGGCCGCCTGCAAGACGATCGCCGAACGGGGCGTCCAGCTGATCGGCACCGCCCACGGGGTGACTTTCGGTAATATTATCAGCAATCCGACCCTGACCGACCTGGTCGGCGGGATCCAATCGGTTATTTTAGGCGATGAAGAAGCCAAACGCCGCCATACCCAGAAAGCGGTCCTGGAAAGAAAAGGGCCGCCGGCGTTCGATATCGCCGTCGAGATCCAGGAGCGCGACAAGTTCGCGATCTACGGCGATGTTGCCCGCTCGGTCGACGCGATCCTGCGCGGCTTCCCGATCCAGCCGGAGATCCGGGTCCGCAAACCGGACGGCAAGATCGAAATTTCGCAAAAAGCGCTCGAACCGATGGAAATGCCCTCGGATGAAGAGCTTATCCGGGGCGAGGCGGAAAAGGGCGACGGCCCGGTCCGTATTTATCCTTTTGGCGTCAATAAACAGACTATTGAGCGCTCGCTCCGGGCGCTGCAGCTTCCCGCGGTTGTCGCGTCCGAGATCGATAACGCCGACCTGATCCTGACCGTCAGGTCTAAAGCCAGGGCGGGGACTAAGATCATGCTGGCGGCGGAAGAGAGGAACATCCAGGTCCACGTGATCAAAAAGAACGTTTCCTCGCAGATCATCAAATTCCTGAAGTTTTATTTCGGCACGGCCGGGAAAGAAGAGAACGAAGCGGTCGCCATGCGGGAAGTGGAAGAGGCGATCGACGAGATCAGGAAAGGAAAGAAGGCGACCGATCTCAATCCCCAAAATTCCTACTTGCGCCGTCTCCAGCACCAGCGGGCCGATGAAGCGGGCTTGCATTCCGAGTCGGTGGGCGAGGAGCCGAAGCGGCGGGTCAGACTTTATCCCTGA
- a CDS encoding DUF72 domain-containing protein, protein MNYYIGTSGYGYKEWQGNFYPEKISAGKRLSFYASRLMTVEINNTFYRMPTINVVEAWADQVPAGFIFAVKAPQMITHIKRLQNVSKEARYFFTIVSVLGKKLGPVLFQFPASFRQDIPLLEKFIGHIPPKIACAFDFRSTTWLNKETYDLLRKRNFSLCLEDTDEKPVTELISTATWGYLRLRRTDYTDRQLAQWVKKVGTQKWEKVFVFFKHDDDEAARAPALAAGFSELCRKFEQSK, encoded by the coding sequence ATGAATTATTATATCGGCACCAGCGGCTACGGCTACAAGGAGTGGCAAGGGAATTTTTATCCGGAAAAGATTTCAGCGGGGAAAAGGCTCTCTTTTTACGCCAGCCGGCTGATGACCGTCGAAATAAACAACACTTTTTACCGGATGCCGACAATCAACGTGGTGGAGGCTTGGGCCGACCAGGTCCCGGCCGGATTTATCTTCGCCGTTAAAGCACCCCAAATGATCACCCATATTAAACGGCTGCAAAACGTCAGCAAAGAAGCCAGATATTTTTTCACGATCGTCTCGGTCCTGGGCAAGAAGCTGGGCCCCGTCCTTTTCCAGTTCCCGGCGAGCTTTCGCCAGGACATCCCTTTACTCGAGAAATTTATCGGCCATATCCCCCCCAAAATAGCCTGCGCCTTCGATTTCCGAAGCACGACCTGGCTCAATAAAGAGACTTATGATCTGCTAAGGAAAAGAAATTTCTCCCTCTGCCTCGAGGATACCGATGAAAAACCGGTCACAGAGCTCATCAGCACCGCGACCTGGGGTTACCTGCGCCTGCGCCGGACGGACTATACAGACCGCCAGCTGGCGCAATGGGTAAAAAAGGTCGGCACCCAGAAGTGGGAAAAAGTGTTCGTCTTTTTTAAGCACGATGATGATGAAGCGGCCAGAGCCCCCGCCCTAGCGGCCGGGTTTAGCGAATTATGCCGCAAATTTGAGCAAAGCAAATAA
- a CDS encoding ankyrin repeat domain-containing protein, whose translation MNNILAKAKIMFLRVGFFFVLFVYYLFLLMMIECVIWLFLVNIYPASACNAGMGKATLWGLILALTTVAYTFRSMLIAPPFSKQSLLLSALILLRATGIFILISGLITILLVNLENGKANVREYYKQQTINSNVAEGVVGNYGFDKAEKVHANLITGASEGNIEQIKYALQNGANVNDVVGPGLSALYYAASNGKLNVVMSLIKHGADMEYHNGPAQRTALHEASLRGHYDIVNYLLKNGANVNSRNKFDRTPLYYVTSPPPPLKLPENHQEIAKLLKRFGGII comes from the coding sequence ATGAATAATATTTTAGCAAAGGCAAAAATAATGTTTTTAAGGGTCGGGTTCTTCTTTGTTTTATTTGTTTATTATTTGTTTTTACTGATGATGATTGAGTGTGTCATTTGGTTGTTTTTGGTAAATATATATCCAGCGTCAGCTTGCAATGCTGGCATGGGGAAGGCGACCTTGTGGGGCCTTATCCTCGCCTTAACTACGGTGGCGTATACTTTTCGAAGCATGTTAATAGCCCCTCCTTTTAGCAAGCAAAGCCTCTTGTTAAGTGCTTTAATATTGCTTCGAGCAACAGGGATATTTATTTTAATTTCTGGTTTGATTACCATTTTGCTGGTTAATTTAGAGAATGGCAAAGCTAACGTTAGAGAATATTATAAGCAACAGACAATCAACTCAAACGTAGCAGAGGGTGTTGTTGGCAACTATGGATTTGATAAAGCAGAGAAAGTTCATGCAAATCTTATAACTGGTGCATCTGAAGGGAATATTGAGCAAATTAAGTATGCGCTACAAAACGGCGCAAATGTTAATGATGTGGTGGGGCCGGGCTTGTCAGCTTTGTATTATGCGGCTAGTAACGGCAAATTAAATGTAGTAATGTCCCTGATCAAACATGGAGCTGATATGGAATATCATAATGGTCCAGCCCAACGCACTGCATTGCATGAGGCTTCGTTGCGAGGGCATTATGATATAGTCAATTATTTGTTGAAAAATGGAGCAAATGTTAACTCAAGAAATAAATTTGATAGAACTCCTCTTTATTATGTGACGAGTCCTCCCCCACCATTAAAATTACCTGAAAACCATCAGGAAATCGCAAAATTATTAAAACGCTTTGGCGGAATCATCTGA
- the recR gene encoding recombination mediator RecR: MYADSLANMINELQKLPGIGPKSAQRLAFHLLGCTDKGIADLLGAIRLAKETIRHCSVCFNITDIDPCKVCADTNRDSASLCVVAEPKDLVAIERSGVYNGKYHVLGGVISPLDGMDPESLRIKELLTRLGKEEIKEIVLAVNSTTEGEATIIYLTRLIKPLGIKLTRIAYGLPVGADMDYADPATLYKALEGRREVMS; this comes from the coding sequence ATGTACGCCGATTCACTGGCTAATATGATCAATGAATTGCAAAAGCTCCCCGGGATCGGGCCCAAGTCGGCCCAGCGGCTTGCTTTTCATTTGTTAGGCTGTACCGACAAGGGGATCGCCGACCTCTTGGGTGCGATCCGTTTGGCCAAGGAGACCATCCGCCACTGTTCGGTCTGTTTCAACATCACCGACATTGACCCCTGTAAGGTTTGTGCCGATACCAATCGCGACTCTGCCTCTCTTTGCGTGGTCGCCGAGCCGAAAGATCTGGTGGCAATCGAGCGTTCTGGTGTGTATAATGGCAAATATCATGTCTTGGGCGGAGTGATCTCCCCTCTGGATGGAATGGACCCGGAAAGTTTGAGGATCAAAGAATTACTTACCCGCCTCGGTAAGGAAGAGATAAAAGAGATCGTTTTGGCGGTCAATTCCACGACCGAAGGAGAAGCGACTATTATCTACCTGACCAGGTTGATCAAGCCCCTGGGGATTAAACTGACCAGGATCGCTTACGGTCTGCCGGTTGGAGCGGATATGGATTACGCCGATCCGGCGACTCTTTACAAAGCCCTGGAAGGGCGAAGAGAGGTAATGTCATGA
- the nadB gene encoding L-aspartate oxidase → MSDNLFSCDFLIIGGGIAGLSAALEASKYGRVVILTKGKIGESATEKAQGGIAAAIDQLRDSTEFHFEDTIAAGAGLCDEKAVRILVTEGIDRVKELIQMGARFDRAETEASGEFALALEGAHKRRRILHAGDETGKEIEKTLGRRVVSENKVIIHQGMMGIDLLMDNGRCIGARALESKTGLVNTYQAKAVLVATGGVCQIYLYTTNPPFTTGDGIAMAYRAGAAVTDMEFVQFHPTALVQFKQFEDIVALPRFLISEAVRGEGGVLLNNRGERFISELAPRDVVSRAIIEELKTTGEDHVFLSLKGINAEKIKHRFPMIYKTCLDRGLDITRDNIPVAPAAHYFMGGIKTDIDGQSNIPGLYAAGECASTGVHGANRLASNSLLEGLVFGHRAALAAKSEILTKFETSLKSQMPNLKPRFKDFEIQRYKLIIKTAMWNGAGIIRSQESLENTRLKLEKLEKDLIYPVGSVEELELKNMLLISKLIAKAALDRQESRGAHYRTDYPATDDKNWQKHLVYKKT, encoded by the coding sequence ATGTCGGATAACCTCTTTTCCTGTGATTTTTTGATCATCGGCGGCGGGATTGCCGGTCTTTCGGCCGCTCTCGAAGCCAGTAAATACGGACGGGTCGTCATCCTGACCAAAGGGAAAATCGGCGAAAGCGCCACCGAAAAAGCCCAAGGCGGGATTGCCGCCGCTATCGACCAGCTCCGCGACTCAACCGAGTTCCATTTTGAAGATACCATCGCCGCCGGCGCCGGATTATGCGACGAAAAAGCGGTCCGGATCCTGGTCACCGAAGGGATCGATCGGGTCAAAGAACTGATCCAAATGGGAGCCCGCTTCGATCGGGCCGAAACCGAAGCCAGCGGCGAGTTTGCCCTCGCCCTTGAAGGGGCGCATAAACGCCGCCGCATCCTCCACGCCGGAGACGAGACCGGCAAAGAGATCGAAAAGACCCTTGGCCGCCGGGTCGTCAGTGAAAACAAGGTCATAATTCACCAGGGAATGATGGGGATCGACCTGCTAATGGACAATGGCCGCTGTATCGGGGCCCGCGCGCTGGAGAGCAAAACCGGCTTGGTCAATACCTATCAAGCCAAAGCGGTCCTAGTCGCGACCGGCGGGGTCTGCCAGATCTATCTTTATACGACCAACCCGCCTTTTACGACCGGTGACGGGATCGCCATGGCTTACCGGGCCGGCGCCGCCGTGACCGACATGGAATTCGTCCAATTCCACCCAACCGCCTTGGTTCAGTTCAAACAATTTGAAGATATCGTCGCCCTCCCCCGCTTTCTGATCTCGGAAGCGGTCCGCGGCGAAGGAGGGGTCCTGTTAAACAACCGGGGCGAACGATTTATCAGTGAACTGGCGCCGCGCGATGTCGTCTCGCGAGCGATCATCGAGGAGCTGAAAACGACCGGCGAAGACCATGTTTTCCTCTCTCTGAAAGGGATCAACGCCGAAAAAATCAAGCACCGGTTCCCGATGATCTACAAAACCTGCCTTGACCGCGGGCTCGACATCACCCGCGACAACATCCCGGTCGCTCCGGCCGCCCATTATTTTATGGGGGGGATCAAGACCGATATCGACGGCCAGTCAAACATCCCCGGTCTCTATGCCGCCGGTGAATGCGCCTCCACCGGGGTCCACGGCGCCAACCGACTGGCTTCCAATTCCCTGCTTGAAGGGCTGGTCTTCGGCCACCGGGCCGCTTTAGCGGCTAAATCCGAAATACTAACTAAATTCGAAACAAGCCTAAAATCTCAAATGCCAAATCTTAAACCGCGTTTTAAAGACTTCGAAATCCAACGTTACAAGCTGATCATTAAAACCGCGATGTGGAACGGGGCCGGAATTATCCGTTCGCAGGAAAGTTTGGAAAACACCCGGCTTAAACTGGAAAAGCTGGAGAAAGATTTGATCTACCCGGTCGGTTCAGTTGAAGAACTGGAATTGAAGAATATGCTCTTGATCTCAAAATTGATCGCTAAAGCGGCCCTTGACCGCCAAGAATCGAGAGGCGCCCACTACCGGACCGATTACCCAGCGACCGACGATAAAAACTGGCAGAAGCACCTGGTTTATAAAAAAACATAA
- a CDS encoding YIP1 family protein: protein MNLLKWYWGTWWQIMARPIYFYAKLAEENWKEKSYSFFLVTAWLLSFALTLAIFFFQYLPIGQTLIEGITGYKLILIMPVMITLAFVFFLITFFILAGLLVVGLTATFFALAYVFHYVYLMLGGKGSAPRTLQCLFYSSAFLLGAFLMVIVAFLTRYELLSFELFRVGYNFIFVLMIVYVYGIWAVVGRRVYGVPKWKAFAGALVPVVIMLIFVFVFDKIGMERLKSWITPLK from the coding sequence ATGAACTTATTAAAATGGTACTGGGGGACTTGGTGGCAGATCATGGCCCGCCCGATTTATTTCTACGCTAAGCTGGCCGAGGAAAATTGGAAAGAGAAGTCTTATTCCTTTTTCCTGGTTACCGCCTGGCTTCTTTCTTTCGCCCTGACCCTGGCGATCTTCTTTTTCCAGTATCTGCCGATCGGCCAGACCCTGATCGAAGGGATTACCGGTTATAAATTGATCCTGATCATGCCGGTGATGATTACCCTGGCTTTTGTCTTTTTCCTGATCACCTTTTTTATCCTGGCCGGTTTATTGGTCGTCGGCTTAACGGCCACTTTTTTTGCCCTGGCCTACGTTTTTCATTATGTTTATCTAATGTTGGGAGGGAAGGGGTCGGCCCCGCGGACCCTGCAATGTCTTTTTTACAGTTCCGCTTTCCTGCTTGGCGCGTTCCTGATGGTTATCGTTGCTTTCCTGACCCGCTACGAGCTCTTGTCGTTCGAGCTTTTCCGGGTCGGTTATAATTTTATTTTCGTGCTGATGATCGTTTACGTTTATGGAATTTGGGCGGTGGTCGGCCGCCGAGTTTACGGCGTGCCTAAGTGGAAAGCCTTTGCCGGCGCGCTGGTCCCCGTGGTAATAATGTTGATTTTTGTGTTCGTGTTTGATAAAATCGGAATGGAAAGGTTGAAATCATGGATAACACCGTTGAAATAA
- a CDS encoding 4Fe-4S binding protein has protein sequence MTEKPGWKKLPQGDVVQAGTAEAFETGDWRSERPTWHPDRCIQCLQCWIYCPDSSIIVKDAKMTGIDYKHCKGCGICAKECPVKPEKAITMGPEGK, from the coding sequence ATGACAGAAAAACCAGGCTGGAAAAAATTGCCCCAGGGAGATGTTGTTCAGGCGGGGACCGCGGAAGCCTTTGAGACCGGCGATTGGCGGAGCGAGCGGCCGACCTGGCATCCCGACCGTTGCATCCAGTGTCTGCAATGCTGGATCTATTGTCCCGACTCTTCGATCATAGTTAAAGACGCGAAAATGACCGGCATCGATTACAAACATTGTAAGGGATGCGGGATCTGCGCGAAAGAATGCCCCGTGAAGCCGGAAAAGGCGATCACGATGGGGCCGGAAGGAAAGTAG
- the porA gene encoding pyruvate ferredoxin oxidoreductase, producing MVKVVAKTGNEAMAEAMRQINPDVVAAYPITPATEIVMIFAKYVADGLVDTEFVAVESEHSAMSACVGASAAGGRVMTGTSSQGLVYMYEILPIAASLRLPIVMCDVNRAISGPINIHCDHSDTMAAKDFGWVQMFSENSQEAYDGLIQAIRIAEDPRLRLPTMVTTDGFIISHCMDKIELLDDADVKKFVGAERKAEVRLLDLDKPVTIGLIDLQDYYFEHRCQVADAMKNAKQVILEVADEFAKKFGRKYGLIEGYQLDDAEYVVVALGSTCGTAKVVVDEMRAKGVKAGLLKIRVFRPFPAEEITAALSKAKAVAILDRSDTWSAQGGHVFTEVRSGMFDLKVRPKMINYIYGLGGREINLDHIRQVFGELQNVDKQPLVQYLGVRE from the coding sequence ATGGTTAAGGTTGTAGCAAAAACAGGCAATGAGGCGATGGCGGAGGCGATGCGCCAGATCAATCCCGATGTTGTCGCGGCTTACCCGATCACTCCGGCGACCGAGATCGTCATGATCTTCGCCAAGTACGTGGCCGATGGATTGGTTGATACCGAATTTGTGGCGGTCGAGTCCGAGCATTCCGCGATGTCGGCGTGCGTCGGCGCTTCCGCGGCCGGCGGCCGGGTCATGACCGGGACCTCTTCGCAAGGCTTGGTCTATATGTACGAGATCTTGCCGATCGCCGCTTCACTCCGTTTGCCGATCGTCATGTGCGACGTCAACCGGGCGATCTCCGGGCCGATCAATATCCATTGCGACCATTCCGATACGATGGCGGCCAAAGACTTCGGCTGGGTCCAGATGTTTTCCGAAAATTCCCAAGAAGCCTACGATGGTCTGATCCAAGCGATCCGGATCGCCGAAGATCCCCGGCTCCGCTTGCCGACCATGGTTACGACCGACGGTTTTATCATCAGCCACTGCATGGACAAGATCGAACTCCTTGATGACGCCGACGTTAAGAAATTCGTCGGGGCCGAACGCAAGGCCGAGGTCCGCTTGTTGGACCTCGACAAGCCGGTGACCATCGGCCTGATCGACCTTCAGGATTATTACTTCGAGCACCGCTGCCAGGTCGCCGACGCGATGAAAAACGCCAAACAAGTCATTTTAGAAGTGGCTGACGAATTTGCCAAAAAGTTCGGCCGCAAGTACGGCTTGATCGAAGGCTACCAGCTTGATGACGCCGAATATGTTGTGGTTGCCCTTGGTTCGACCTGCGGCACCGCTAAAGTGGTCGTTGACGAAATGCGGGCCAAAGGGGTTAAAGCCGGCCTGCTCAAGATCCGGGTCTTCCGGCCGTTCCCGGCGGAAGAAATTACCGCCGCGCTTAGCAAGGCCAAAGCGGTCGCCATCCTTGACCGGTCAGACACCTGGTCGGCGCAGGGGGGGCATGTTTTCACCGAGGTTCGTTCAGGCATGTTTGATCTTAAGGTCCGGCCCAAAATGATCAATTACATTTATGGATTGGGCGGCCGCGAGATCAATCTGGACCACATCCGCCAGGTCTTCGGCGAGCTCCAGAACGTTGATAAACAGCCTTTAGTCCAATATTTAGGAGTAAGAGAGTAA